In Maridesulfovibrio sp., a single genomic region encodes these proteins:
- the cysQ gene encoding 3'(2'),5'-bisphosphate nucleotidase CysQ: protein MKAMLENLSHIAREAGAEIMRVKNRGYEINRKDDESPVTEADLASNKIITHRLAEMYPDIPILSEEGSKIPYEERSAWTEFFLVDPLDGTKEFIKDNGEFCVCIALMQKNRPVLGIVYAPVQDTLYAGSEEDGAFVSRKSEVPARIKTSRPEQGCGLIVVGSRSHPSPDLGAYLAEMNVEKMVPAGSAIKFCMVAEGKAHMYPRFNPTMEWDTAAGQAIVEAAGGSMTAMDGSEFTYNKKNLRNGGFLVKA, encoded by the coding sequence ATGAAAGCAATGCTTGAAAACCTTTCGCATATCGCCCGCGAGGCCGGGGCTGAAATAATGCGCGTAAAAAACAGAGGCTACGAAATCAACAGGAAAGATGATGAATCTCCTGTCACCGAGGCGGATCTGGCTTCCAATAAAATAATCACGCACCGTCTGGCCGAGATGTATCCGGACATCCCCATCCTTTCCGAAGAGGGATCAAAGATTCCTTATGAGGAAAGAAGCGCGTGGACAGAATTCTTCCTTGTGGACCCGCTGGACGGGACCAAGGAATTCATCAAGGATAACGGCGAATTCTGCGTCTGCATAGCGCTGATGCAAAAAAACCGTCCGGTTCTCGGCATTGTATATGCCCCTGTTCAGGACACATTGTACGCAGGAAGCGAGGAAGACGGTGCCTTTGTAAGTCGCAAGAGCGAGGTCCCCGCGAGAATAAAAACCAGCCGACCGGAACAGGGTTGTGGATTGATTGTTGTGGGCAGCCGTTCGCATCCGTCACCGGATCTGGGCGCGTATCTGGCCGAAATGAACGTTGAAAAAATGGTCCCTGCAGGCAGCGCGATAAAATTCTGCATGGTTGCGGAAGGCAAAGCCCATATGTATCCGAGATTCAACCCGACCATGGAGTGGGACACTGCGGCCGGACAGGCCATAGTCGAAGCTGCAGGCGGTTCCATGACCGCAATGGACGGATCGGAATTTACCTATAACAAGAAGAATCTGAGAAACGGCGGATTCCTGGTCAAAGCCTGA
- a CDS encoding DUF362 domain-containing protein: MNKKRRKIPVAFFRILEYESTIMDTAVSLIMDECGFKVPAGTKVLVKPNLVSSKNPLACTHPNVTVSLCRYLKDCGALITVADSPGYGSAAQVSKAIGMTSGLERMGIKPRGLGRPVPLKLSFGETIGISRDALETDMIINVPKFKAHEQFLLTGAVKNLFGTVVGFRKAYAHTRFGEHPGWMEKMVIEVNRAMPVAFNLMDAVYPMHVTGPVSGKPYTMNLLAGAPNQYGLDTALYMLLGVSPKRVLLWKECARQKIFGYHPDHLKYVLEPPDNFDTKDFVLPEKLSPMEFESVRFVRGRIKSLLSRFNLNKG, from the coding sequence ATGAATAAAAAGCGCAGGAAAATTCCCGTAGCCTTCTTCCGCATTCTTGAATACGAATCCACTATAATGGATACAGCCGTATCTCTGATAATGGACGAGTGCGGTTTCAAGGTCCCTGCCGGAACAAAGGTTCTGGTTAAGCCGAATCTTGTTTCGTCAAAGAACCCTCTGGCCTGCACTCATCCGAATGTCACCGTGTCTCTTTGCCGTTACCTCAAGGACTGCGGGGCGCTGATTACGGTTGCTGATTCTCCGGGATACGGTTCTGCAGCGCAGGTTTCAAAGGCAATCGGTATGACATCTGGTCTTGAGCGTATGGGGATAAAGCCCAGAGGGCTCGGCCGTCCGGTGCCCCTGAAGCTTTCTTTCGGTGAGACAATAGGCATTTCCCGCGATGCCCTTGAAACCGATATGATTATAAATGTGCCCAAGTTCAAGGCCCATGAGCAGTTTCTGCTGACCGGGGCAGTCAAGAATCTTTTCGGCACCGTGGTAGGGTTCCGCAAGGCTTATGCCCATACCCGTTTCGGAGAACATCCGGGCTGGATGGAAAAGATGGTCATTGAGGTGAACAGGGCAATGCCGGTGGCCTTCAATTTAATGGATGCCGTGTACCCCATGCATGTGACCGGGCCTGTTAGCGGCAAACCCTACACCATGAATCTTCTGGCCGGTGCTCCGAATCAGTATGGTCTGGATACTGCTCTTTACATGCTTCTCGGGGTAAGTCCCAAGCGGGTGCTGCTCTGGAAGGAATGCGCCCGGCAGAAAATTTTTGGTTACCATCCGGATCATTTAAAATATGTACTTGAGCCGCCGGATAATTTCGACACCAAGGATTTCGTGCTTCCGGAAAAACTGAGTCCCATGGAATTCGAGTCGGTCCGGTTTGTCAGGGGCAGAATAAAAAGCCTGCTCAGCAGATTCAATTTAAACAAAGGCTGA
- a CDS encoding MoaD/ThiS family protein, which yields MKIRIACFGYLLPPGSVGEFIDLPAGARVGDIPAQLGIAGDEVAMFFIGDQRVASDHLLTDGDFVKLFPPITGG from the coding sequence ATGAAAATCAGAATTGCATGTTTCGGTTATCTCCTCCCGCCCGGATCAGTCGGAGAGTTCATTGATCTGCCTGCAGGAGCACGTGTCGGAGATATTCCGGCACAACTGGGCATAGCTGGGGATGAGGTCGCCATGTTTTTTATAGGGGACCAGAGGGTTGCTTCGGATCATTTACTGACAGACGGAGACTTTGTTAAACTTTTTCCACCCATTACAGGGGGGTGA
- a CDS encoding ThiF family adenylyltransferase, with product MRVEDRVSEMMSGGFVEKEYGKKIIKIAPHELCRDISRKLGMDRRFVEQIAFDKGAVPERYARNMTTFSPEEQKILFESEVAIVGLGGLGGHLLESLVRAGVGRIMGCDGDFFEPSNLNRQRLASENTLGIKKGEAAFDMVREINPSVFFDVRSEFIEGEDFDSFISGSQVVVDCLGGLAHRTELKEACSRNGIPMVTASVAGWAGIVSTVLPGGISPADFFGNADGLEEVSGTQAPAIFTAVGIQSGEVLKILLGRESGLSGKALMFDLAGFYFELVSF from the coding sequence GTGAGGGTCGAAGACCGCGTTTCAGAGATGATGTCCGGCGGGTTTGTTGAAAAGGAGTATGGAAAGAAAATCATAAAAATTGCTCCCCATGAACTATGCCGTGATATTTCCCGCAAGCTTGGCATGGACCGCCGTTTTGTTGAGCAGATAGCTTTTGACAAGGGGGCTGTGCCGGAAAGGTACGCCAGGAACATGACCACCTTCAGCCCCGAAGAACAGAAAATACTTTTTGAATCGGAAGTTGCCATAGTCGGGCTCGGCGGGCTTGGCGGGCATCTGCTGGAATCTCTGGTGCGGGCCGGAGTGGGACGCATTATGGGGTGTGACGGGGATTTTTTTGAACCGTCCAATCTGAACAGACAGCGTCTTGCATCGGAAAATACACTGGGCATAAAAAAAGGCGAAGCTGCTTTCGATATGGTCAGGGAAATTAATCCGTCGGTGTTTTTTGATGTCCGCTCGGAATTTATTGAGGGTGAGGATTTCGATTCATTTATTTCGGGTTCACAGGTTGTAGTGGATTGTCTGGGCGGACTTGCTCATCGTACAGAGCTCAAGGAGGCGTGCTCAAGAAACGGTATTCCGATGGTGACCGCTTCTGTCGCCGGCTGGGCAGGCATCGTGTCCACTGTTCTTCCCGGGGGAATTTCTCCTGCCGACTTTTTCGGGAATGCGGATGGGCTTGAAGAGGTTTCCGGAACCCAGGCTCCGGCAATATTCACGGCAGTTGGGATTCAAAGCGGAGAAGTATTGAAGATTCTGCTGGGCAGGGAATCGGGGCTGTCCGGAAAGGCTTTGATGTTTGATCTGGCCGGGTTTTATTTTGAACTTGTTTCATTTTGA
- the hypF gene encoding carbamoyltransferase HypF gives MNSSRKFRRLLIVTGQVQGVGFRPFVYRTAIEHGLSGTVLNSPEGVRIEIQGTQTDLDGFEISFHRDLPRLAHIVSLEKEDMSEVEGEEQFCILASKTGEGHCVLISPDVATCPDCFSDMNDPGNRRYEYPFTNCTNCGPRYTITRSIPYDRPVTSMACFPLCSECRDEYENPLDRRFHAQPNACPECGPEIWLTDNKGNRAAGPDTALRELAGLLAEGNVVAVKGLGGFHLVCDATDSSAVRTLRERKNRPDKPLAVMVKDVCAAERIARLSGNDIELLEGLQRPIVLAPKLLDCPLAPETAPDTDFIGLMVPYTPLHHVLLKYFSELCPDRVSALVMTSGNMSSAPICIGNREALRRLPDIADFFLFHNRDILIRVDDSVARSVPEFSGDEQFRTVFMRRARGYTPSPVFLAEKGPCVLGTGPELKNTLCLTKGDQAFTSQHIGDMQNLETAEFWKEIRLHLQSILKVEPELIVRDLHPDYLTTSLAEEISLSESLKVVALQHHYAHIYSVLAENRHSGPALGLALDGTGLGEDRTIWGGECLYVDPVKLEHRRLARFSLLRLPGGEASVYEPWRIAYAAACDFGLDRTQVPVPESFRPGLKMLDQILERNINCPQTSSCGRLFDAVSALLGLCQAITYEGQAAILLEKVQDMSEIGAYCCPVRDTAEPFEIDTAALFRQVYEDKVKGVCPGVISRRFHRGLINGLADCACLAAGRTGVKSVGLSGGVMQNLTIAIELPQVLVERGLKPLVHRVLPPNDGCISLGQAVYGQFLLKN, from the coding sequence ATGAATTCCAGCAGAAAATTTCGCAGACTTCTGATTGTCACCGGGCAGGTTCAGGGCGTCGGATTCCGGCCATTCGTGTACAGAACCGCAATAGAACACGGGTTGTCCGGCACTGTGCTTAACAGCCCCGAGGGTGTGCGCATTGAGATTCAGGGAACGCAGACTGATCTGGACGGATTTGAAATAAGCTTTCATCGCGATCTGCCAAGGCTCGCGCATATCGTTTCCCTTGAAAAGGAAGATATGAGTGAGGTTGAGGGGGAGGAGCAGTTCTGCATTCTGGCTTCGAAGACCGGGGAAGGGCATTGCGTGCTGATAAGCCCGGATGTGGCAACCTGCCCGGACTGTTTCAGCGACATGAATGACCCCGGCAACCGCCGGTATGAATATCCGTTTACCAATTGCACCAACTGCGGTCCCCGCTACACCATAACCAGATCCATTCCCTACGACCGCCCGGTAACCTCCATGGCCTGTTTTCCCCTCTGCTCCGAATGCCGGGATGAATACGAAAATCCGCTCGACCGCCGTTTTCATGCCCAGCCCAATGCCTGCCCGGAATGCGGCCCTGAAATATGGCTTACCGATAACAAGGGCAACAGGGCGGCAGGGCCGGATACAGCACTCAGAGAACTGGCCGGACTGCTGGCGGAAGGCAATGTCGTTGCGGTTAAAGGGCTTGGTGGTTTTCATCTGGTCTGTGACGCCACAGATTCAAGCGCGGTGCGGACCCTGCGTGAACGCAAGAACAGGCCGGATAAACCTTTGGCCGTCATGGTCAAAGATGTCTGTGCAGCCGAAAGGATAGCACGTCTGAGCGGCAACGATATTGAACTGCTCGAAGGGCTGCAGAGGCCGATAGTGCTGGCCCCGAAACTGCTGGACTGTCCGCTTGCCCCGGAAACAGCTCCCGATACGGATTTTATCGGGCTGATGGTTCCGTATACGCCGTTGCACCATGTCCTGCTGAAATATTTTTCCGAATTGTGCCCTGACCGTGTGTCCGCTCTGGTAATGACTTCCGGGAACATGAGTTCGGCGCCCATCTGTATCGGCAACCGGGAAGCACTGAGAAGGCTGCCGGATATTGCCGATTTTTTTCTTTTCCACAACCGGGACATCCTTATAAGGGTGGATGATTCAGTGGCCCGTTCGGTGCCGGAATTCAGCGGGGACGAGCAGTTCCGCACTGTGTTCATGCGCCGGGCACGCGGTTACACCCCTTCTCCCGTTTTTCTGGCAGAAAAAGGGCCCTGCGTGCTTGGAACCGGACCGGAACTGAAGAATACCCTTTGCCTCACCAAGGGAGATCAGGCCTTCACCAGTCAGCATATCGGGGATATGCAGAATCTGGAAACAGCAGAGTTCTGGAAGGAAATCCGGCTGCATCTCCAGTCCATCCTCAAGGTGGAACCGGAACTGATCGTGCGCGACCTGCATCCTGATTATCTGACCACCTCACTGGCGGAGGAAATTTCCCTTTCTGAATCGTTGAAGGTGGTTGCCCTGCAGCATCACTACGCCCATATTTATTCGGTTCTGGCCGAAAACAGACATAGCGGTCCCGCATTGGGGTTAGCTCTGGACGGCACCGGTCTGGGAGAGGACCGCACGATATGGGGCGGGGAATGCCTCTATGTGGACCCCGTAAAACTGGAACACCGGCGGCTGGCCCGTTTTTCACTTCTGCGTCTTCCCGGCGGCGAAGCTTCCGTGTACGAGCCCTGGCGCATAGCCTATGCCGCGGCCTGTGATTTCGGCCTTGACCGGACACAGGTGCCGGTTCCCGAGTCTTTCAGGCCGGGGCTTAAGATGCTGGATCAGATCCTTGAAAGGAACATCAACTGCCCGCAGACCAGCAGTTGCGGACGTCTTTTCGATGCTGTTTCCGCTCTTCTGGGCCTGTGCCAGGCTATTACGTATGAAGGGCAGGCTGCCATTCTGCTGGAAAAAGTTCAGGACATGAGTGAGATAGGGGCGTATTGCTGCCCGGTGAGAGACACTGCTGAGCCTTTCGAGATAGACACGGCGGCCCTGTTTCGGCAGGTTTATGAAGATAAGGTGAAAGGTGTTTGTCCGGGTGTCATCAGCCGCAGGTTTCACCGGGGGCTGATAAACGGGCTTGCTGATTGCGCCTGCCTTGCTGCCGGGAGGACCGGCGTAAAAAGTGTCGGCCTGAGCGGCGGAGTCATGCAGAATCTGACCATCGCCATCGAACTTCCGCAGGTTCTGGTTGAAAGGGGGCTGAAACCGCTGGTCCACCGTGTCCTTCCGCCCAACGACGGCTGCATATCATTGGGACAGGCCGTTTACGGACAGTTTCTGCTGAAGAATTAA